In the genome of Sorangium aterium, one region contains:
- a CDS encoding AgmX/PglI C-terminal domain-containing protein, with protein sequence MRPCATASAVFTGVLLAAALFAACSSGTAPPPSPPDSASLNASPSPPPASQPASPGAADPGATAPGAADPGATAPAQPDRPASRKKAPETVEDCKVIASEITNEPPDGGVVMNNATTSADAGSSDRLQPLVDAIKARRDGFRCCFDLYARKHPGAQGRITWQLKLKPDGTFEEASIVRDKSDVTAPQVESCMEELAKSITWARSPSGKETVLTYPFDFKRRNY encoded by the coding sequence ATGCGTCCCTGCGCCACTGCCAGCGCCGTGTTCACCGGAGTCCTCCTCGCCGCGGCCCTGTTCGCGGCCTGCTCGAGCGGCACCGCGCCGCCGCCTTCACCGCCTGACAGCGCGTCGCTCAACGCTTCGCCTTCGCCGCCGCCTGCCTCGCAGCCGGCGTCCCCTGGCGCCGCGGACCCTGGCGCCACGGCCCCTGGCGCCGCGGACCCGGGTGCCACCGCGCCCGCGCAGCCGGACCGGCCTGCGAGCCGCAAGAAGGCCCCTGAGACCGTCGAGGACTGCAAGGTCATCGCCTCCGAGATCACGAACGAGCCGCCGGACGGCGGGGTCGTGATGAACAACGCGACGACCTCCGCGGACGCGGGATCGAGCGATCGCCTGCAACCGCTCGTCGACGCGATCAAGGCGAGGCGCGACGGCTTCCGCTGCTGCTTCGATCTGTACGCCCGCAAGCACCCGGGCGCGCAGGGCAGGATCACGTGGCAGCTCAAGCTGAAGCCCGACGGGACCTTCGAGGAGGCGAGCATCGTGCGCGACAAGAGCGACGTGACCGCGCCGCAGGTCGAGTCCTGCATGGAGGAGCTCGCGAAGTCGATCACCTGGGCGCGCTCGCCGAGCGGCAAGGAGACCGTGCTGACCTACCCCTTCGACTTCAAGCGGCGCAACTACTAG
- a CDS encoding site-2 protease family protein, with amino-acid sequence MTDDRRSSTPSTLDLDAELAPAAPSSAEPSAAAASPPPPLRWKKNLALFCVTVISVFVAGTLWAPITPDDDSALSFVKALPQTWPFAVPFLSILLAHEFGHYFAARAHGVEASLPYFIPLPVVSPLGTMGAVISMKGRIKSRNALLDIGASGPLAGLAVALPVLFVGLMRSDVHASSGPALQEGRSLLYLLLRRLAVGPIPETHDVFLGPTAMAGWAGLLITAFNLFPVGQLDGGHVAYALFGKQQDRYSRAAHFLMLALFVGNVAYFTRRFIAEGLSDALSSAVANGMPWLTWFGVVYLMLRVGGREHPPTEPGELSPARKAIAVVTLLLFVLLLMPTPFGTY; translated from the coding sequence ATGACCGACGACCGTCGATCCTCCACCCCGAGCACGCTCGACCTCGACGCCGAGCTGGCCCCCGCGGCGCCGAGCTCCGCAGAGCCGAGCGCAGCAGCCGCTTCGCCCCCGCCCCCGCTGCGATGGAAGAAGAACCTCGCGCTCTTCTGCGTGACGGTCATCTCGGTGTTCGTCGCCGGCACCCTCTGGGCTCCGATCACGCCGGACGACGACAGCGCGCTCTCGTTCGTGAAGGCGCTGCCGCAGACGTGGCCGTTCGCGGTGCCGTTCCTGTCGATCCTGCTGGCGCACGAGTTCGGGCACTACTTCGCGGCGCGCGCGCACGGGGTCGAGGCGTCGCTCCCCTACTTCATCCCGCTCCCTGTGGTGAGCCCGCTCGGCACGATGGGCGCGGTGATCTCGATGAAGGGCAGGATCAAGTCGCGGAACGCGCTGCTCGACATCGGCGCCTCCGGCCCGCTGGCCGGCCTCGCGGTGGCGCTCCCGGTCCTCTTCGTGGGCCTCATGCGCTCGGACGTGCACGCGAGCTCCGGACCTGCGCTGCAGGAGGGGCGCAGCCTCCTCTATCTCCTGCTGAGGCGGCTCGCGGTCGGCCCGATCCCGGAGACCCATGACGTCTTCCTCGGCCCCACGGCGATGGCGGGCTGGGCCGGGCTGCTCATCACGGCGTTCAACCTCTTCCCCGTGGGTCAGCTCGACGGAGGGCACGTCGCCTACGCGTTGTTCGGCAAGCAGCAGGACCGCTACAGCCGCGCCGCGCACTTCCTGATGCTCGCGCTCTTCGTCGGCAACGTCGCCTATTTCACGCGGCGCTTCATCGCGGAGGGGCTGTCCGACGCGCTCAGCTCCGCGGTCGCGAACGGGATGCCGTGGCTCACGTGGTTCGGCGTCGTCTACCTGATGCTGCGCGTCGGCGGGCGGGAGCACCCTCCCACGGAGCCCGGCGAGCTGTCGCCAGCGCGCAAGGCGATCGCGGTGGTGACGCTGCTCCTGTTCGTGCTCCTGCTGATGCCGACCCCGTTCGGCACCTACTGA
- a CDS encoding HNH endonuclease yields MFTGAFVATLPSVPDGVATVPGGSPHEELDLGDGFSGFRYERRTTEPLDLPVLVVNRFFQPVQITTARRAFLLLFGGAALAVDEVGDLHDFSAWRSLPVRDKDDGLPVVGGSLRVPRVLHLRRYDRMRRPTIRLTRKNVMLRDTHQCQYCARRPPVRDLNIDHVLPRSRGGEDTWENLVTACRTCNLRKGWRTPDEASMRLIRQPLPPRWSATMQILIGLPHSFDEWSPFLRAG; encoded by the coding sequence ATGTTCACCGGAGCTTTCGTTGCTACACTGCCCAGCGTGCCGGACGGGGTAGCTACAGTCCCGGGGGGCTCTCCTCACGAGGAGCTCGATCTCGGCGACGGTTTTTCGGGGTTCCGCTACGAGCGTAGGACGACCGAGCCGCTCGATCTCCCGGTCCTCGTGGTGAACCGCTTCTTCCAACCTGTGCAGATCACGACGGCGCGTCGCGCATTCCTGCTGCTCTTCGGCGGGGCCGCCCTCGCCGTCGACGAGGTCGGCGATCTCCACGATTTTTCGGCGTGGCGAAGCTTGCCGGTGCGCGACAAGGACGATGGCCTCCCCGTGGTCGGCGGCTCGCTCCGCGTGCCGCGCGTCCTCCACCTCCGCCGGTACGACCGCATGCGGCGCCCGACGATCCGGCTGACGCGGAAGAACGTGATGCTCCGCGACACGCACCAGTGCCAGTACTGTGCGCGCCGCCCGCCCGTTCGCGATCTCAACATCGACCACGTGCTCCCCCGGTCGCGCGGCGGCGAGGACACCTGGGAGAACCTCGTGACCGCGTGCCGCACGTGCAACCTCCGCAAGGGCTGGCGCACGCCGGACGAGGCGAGCATGCGGCTCATCCGCCAGCCTCTGCCGCCGCGGTGGTCGGCGACGATGCAGATCCTGATCGGCTTGCCGCATTCGTTCGACGAGTGGAGCCCCTTCCTCAGGGCTGGCTGA
- a CDS encoding tetratricopeptide repeat protein produces MIGPESARPPAAEKWLARARQEFQSADVENARDAVSRALTIVPTDTEARLLAGRIALARLDYAEALRLLKGVAGSEAAGLRGRALWYKGDLDAAADELEAMLDDPDVVDEWAKSIAKLARRGAGRAPFTVSGALLAAIEMQHVSAAAPFFVVPLEIDGESALAMVSTGTGEVVLDSSTRKEPSWVSLRFGKKLEINDVPALTQDLSGVSKQIGAPVKALLGVNLLRRLNATIDYSGWQFVVRSFSPPAPPDATRVDVAFIKGGGMVLRSSLGPDKSVQGPLLIDTSMTFPIALDKEGWKKAGFEADGLKRVEQDPEQKLKQGVVPMLRLGALEIPKVPGVYGAPLQAVEKQLQLDLDGVIGAGLLAYFRVTFGDGGRLMWIEDDTAVNKVLRGSAPAPVNEGQAPAAPPAEGAGPAGAPGSPALQEPALQAPLPPPTTAPKSTPPAAAPKSAPPAGAPKRTPDQ; encoded by the coding sequence ATGATCGGCCCGGAGTCCGCCCGCCCGCCGGCGGCCGAGAAATGGCTCGCCCGCGCTCGACAGGAGTTCCAGTCCGCCGACGTCGAGAACGCGCGCGATGCGGTCTCGAGGGCGCTGACGATCGTCCCGACCGACACCGAGGCCCGGCTTCTCGCGGGGCGCATCGCGCTGGCCCGGCTCGACTACGCCGAGGCGCTGCGCCTCCTCAAGGGCGTCGCCGGCTCCGAGGCCGCGGGGCTCCGCGGGCGCGCGCTCTGGTACAAGGGCGATCTCGACGCCGCCGCCGACGAGCTCGAGGCGATGCTCGACGATCCCGATGTCGTCGATGAGTGGGCGAAGTCGATCGCCAAGCTGGCGAGGCGCGGCGCGGGGCGCGCGCCGTTCACCGTCTCGGGCGCGCTCCTCGCGGCGATCGAGATGCAGCACGTCAGCGCTGCGGCCCCGTTCTTCGTCGTCCCGCTCGAGATTGACGGCGAGTCGGCGCTCGCGATGGTGTCGACCGGCACGGGCGAGGTGGTCCTCGACAGCAGCACGCGCAAGGAGCCGAGCTGGGTCTCCCTCCGCTTCGGCAAGAAGCTCGAGATCAACGACGTGCCCGCCCTCACGCAGGACCTCTCGGGCGTCTCGAAGCAGATCGGCGCGCCGGTCAAGGCGCTGCTCGGGGTGAACCTGCTCCGGCGCCTCAACGCGACCATCGATTACAGCGGCTGGCAGTTCGTCGTGCGCAGCTTCTCTCCGCCGGCGCCGCCCGACGCGACGCGCGTCGACGTCGCCTTCATCAAAGGTGGCGGCATGGTGCTGCGGAGCAGCCTCGGCCCCGACAAGTCGGTGCAGGGGCCGCTGCTCATCGACACGTCGATGACGTTCCCGATCGCGCTCGACAAGGAAGGCTGGAAGAAGGCCGGCTTCGAGGCCGATGGGTTGAAGCGGGTCGAGCAGGATCCGGAGCAGAAGCTGAAGCAGGGCGTCGTGCCGATGCTGCGGCTGGGCGCGCTGGAGATCCCCAAGGTCCCGGGCGTGTACGGGGCGCCGCTCCAGGCGGTCGAGAAGCAGCTCCAGCTCGATCTGGATGGGGTGATCGGCGCGGGGCTGCTCGCCTACTTCCGTGTCACCTTCGGCGACGGCGGTCGGCTCATGTGGATCGAGGACGACACCGCCGTGAACAAGGTGCTCCGGGGCAGCGCGCCGGCGCCCGTCAACGAAGGGCAGGCTCCCGCCGCGCCGCCAGCAGAGGGCGCCGGTCCAGCAGGCGCGCCCGGCTCACCTGCGCTCCAGGAGCCCGCGCTCCAGGCGCCGCTGCCCCCCCCCACGACCGCTCCGAAGTCGACTCCGCCTGCGGCCGCTCCGAAGTCGGCGCCGCCCGCGGGCGCTCCCAAGCGGACGCCGGACCAGTGA
- a CDS encoding Ppx/GppA phosphatase family protein, giving the protein MSVAAIDIGTNSVLLLIAERRGGELVALVERATITRLGQGVDAARALAPEAVERTLACLARYGEELRSRGVERVDAVGTSAMRDAAGGEAFIARARELIGVAPRVISGPEEAELTYAGALTGLDLPARGPTIVFDVGGGSTEIIVGSAGGAVEQAVSLDVGSVRLTERHVRTDPPAAADLEAVRADARAALATVPAVPLLAAPTLVGVAGTVTTLAALVRDVAPYDGARVHGARVSGAEIVGATSRLASLPLAARRQLPALDPARADVIVAGSVLIEEILAWASRLAGAPVDLVASDRGVRWGLAERLSPV; this is encoded by the coding sequence ATGAGCGTCGCGGCCATCGACATCGGCACGAACTCGGTCCTCCTGCTCATCGCCGAGCGCCGCGGGGGCGAGCTCGTCGCGCTCGTCGAGCGCGCGACCATCACCCGGCTCGGCCAGGGGGTCGACGCGGCGCGCGCGCTCGCCCCCGAGGCCGTGGAGCGCACGCTCGCCTGCCTCGCCCGCTACGGGGAGGAGCTCCGGTCCCGGGGGGTCGAGCGCGTGGACGCCGTCGGGACCAGCGCGATGCGCGACGCCGCTGGCGGCGAGGCGTTCATCGCCCGCGCCCGCGAGCTCATCGGCGTCGCGCCGCGCGTGATCTCGGGGCCGGAGGAGGCGGAGCTCACCTACGCCGGCGCGCTGACGGGGCTCGACCTGCCGGCCCGCGGTCCGACGATCGTGTTCGACGTCGGCGGCGGCAGCACGGAGATCATCGTCGGCAGCGCCGGTGGCGCGGTGGAGCAGGCGGTGAGCCTCGACGTGGGGAGCGTCCGCCTGACCGAGCGTCACGTCCGCACGGACCCGCCGGCCGCCGCGGATCTCGAGGCCGTCCGCGCCGACGCTCGTGCGGCGCTGGCGACGGTTCCAGCCGTGCCCCTGCTCGCCGCGCCCACCCTGGTCGGCGTCGCGGGCACGGTGACGACCCTCGCCGCGCTCGTGCGTGACGTGGCCCCCTACGACGGCGCGCGCGTGCATGGCGCCCGGGTATCCGGGGCAGAGATCGTGGGCGCCACGTCCCGCCTCGCTTCCCTGCCGCTCGCCGCGCGCAGGCAGCTGCCCGCCCTGGATCCAGCGCGCGCGGACGTCATCGTGGCGGGCAGCGTGCTCATCGAGGAGATCCTCGCGTGGGCCTCGAGGCTCGCCGGAGCACCTGTCGATCTCGTCGCTTCGGATCGCGGCGTCCGCTGGGGGCTCGCCGAACGGCTCAGCCCCGTCTGA
- the rnc gene encoding ribonuclease III: MLPSELLQRLDLGLEGDLPHLEEALTHPSFSNEQRGGRRVDNQRLEFLGDAVLGLCVTELLMERFPGAREGELSMMRSALVNTDALAAWARGIELGAALRVGRGAEVAGERDQTNVLADATEALVAALYLDRGFESARALSRKIAASPLAQLASGSMLGRDAKSELQERVQARGAASPRYRLMGTEGPDHDRAFLVAVEVDGQVIGTGRGRSKKLAEQAAARAALLSCAAPELAAAASDGRAAAEALQGAPEGRGGPPSGGASSEQTVNDRGPSR, translated from the coding sequence ATGCTCCCGAGCGAGCTGCTGCAACGCCTGGATCTGGGGTTGGAGGGGGACCTGCCGCACCTCGAGGAGGCGTTGACGCACCCGAGCTTCTCGAACGAGCAGCGAGGCGGCCGGCGCGTGGACAACCAGCGCCTTGAGTTCCTGGGGGACGCCGTGCTTGGCCTGTGCGTGACGGAGCTCCTCATGGAGCGCTTTCCGGGGGCCAGGGAGGGGGAGCTCTCGATGATGCGCTCGGCCCTGGTCAACACGGACGCGCTGGCGGCGTGGGCGCGGGGGATCGAGCTCGGCGCTGCGCTCAGGGTCGGCCGCGGCGCGGAGGTCGCCGGGGAGCGCGACCAGACGAACGTGCTCGCCGACGCCACGGAGGCGCTCGTCGCGGCCCTGTACCTCGATCGCGGCTTCGAGAGCGCGCGGGCGCTGAGCCGGAAGATCGCCGCGAGCCCGCTCGCGCAGCTCGCGAGCGGCAGCATGCTCGGGCGCGACGCCAAGAGCGAGCTGCAGGAGCGCGTGCAGGCGCGCGGCGCGGCGTCGCCGCGCTACCGCCTGATGGGCACCGAGGGGCCCGACCACGACCGCGCGTTTCTCGTCGCCGTCGAGGTCGACGGCCAGGTCATCGGCACCGGCCGGGGCCGGTCGAAGAAGCTTGCGGAGCAGGCGGCCGCGCGCGCCGCGCTCCTTTCGTGCGCTGCGCCGGAGCTCGCGGCCGCCGCATCCGATGGACGGGCAGCCGCCGAGGCCCTGCAAGGTGCGCCCGAGGGAAGGGGGGGCCCGCCGTCCGGCGGGGCGTCCTCCGAGCAAACCGTGAACGACCGAGGACCCAGCCGATGA
- a CDS encoding 4a-hydroxytetrahydrobiopterin dehydratase: protein MGKRDRLSDDEIAGFVAAHPGWVRAGERIERSYSFPDYGTGVGFVMQIALLAERRDHHPDIALSWGKVRVAWSTHDAGGLTALDLELAELTDRLSAG, encoded by the coding sequence ATGGGCAAGCGTGATCGGCTCTCGGACGATGAGATCGCCGGGTTCGTCGCTGCTCACCCGGGCTGGGTGCGAGCGGGCGAGCGGATCGAACGGAGCTACTCGTTTCCGGATTACGGGACCGGCGTGGGCTTCGTGATGCAGATCGCTCTGCTGGCCGAGCGGCGTGATCATCACCCGGACATCGCGCTGTCGTGGGGCAAGGTGCGGGTCGCGTGGTCCACGCATGACGCTGGCGGTCTGACCGCGCTCGACCTGGAGCTGGCCGAGCTGACCGACCGCTTGAGCGCGGGCTGA
- a CDS encoding OmpA/MotB family protein, with amino-acid sequence MLVRRSTSWLLLGATLLAGSGALGCGYSEEEMQAKVREIEGLKTQLSAEQAQNKKAKSELDEAAARIEQLKSQLKTAGVDISNLNANLEQQARALEDFRRRAQQLEDIKKRFEVLRDKLQALTKLGLSVTVRNNRMVIQLPGDVLFDSGRETLKKEGQEILIKVAEVIRNDSGLSARSFQVAGHTDNAPLAGGRFKDNWGLSVMRAREVLAFLLQPEDKGGGGLKPERWSASGYGDTDPVKPNDTPENKQANRRCELVVLPNVEEMLDLKTLTQ; translated from the coding sequence ATGTTGGTTCGTCGCTCGACGTCGTGGTTGTTGCTTGGCGCAACGCTCCTTGCGGGCTCGGGGGCGCTCGGGTGCGGCTACTCGGAGGAGGAGATGCAGGCGAAGGTCCGCGAGATCGAGGGCCTGAAGACCCAGCTGAGCGCCGAGCAGGCGCAGAACAAGAAGGCCAAGAGCGAGCTCGACGAGGCGGCCGCCCGCATCGAGCAGCTCAAGTCCCAGCTCAAGACGGCAGGCGTGGACATCTCCAACCTGAACGCGAACCTCGAGCAGCAGGCGCGCGCGCTCGAGGACTTCCGCCGCCGTGCCCAGCAGCTCGAGGACATCAAGAAGCGCTTCGAGGTCCTGCGGGACAAGCTCCAGGCCCTCACCAAGCTGGGGCTCAGCGTGACCGTCCGCAACAACCGGATGGTCATCCAGTTGCCCGGCGACGTCCTCTTCGACTCGGGACGGGAGACGCTCAAGAAGGAGGGGCAGGAGATCCTGATCAAGGTGGCCGAGGTCATCCGCAACGACTCCGGCCTGTCGGCGCGCTCCTTCCAGGTCGCCGGGCACACGGACAACGCGCCGCTGGCCGGCGGCCGCTTCAAGGACAACTGGGGGCTCAGCGTGATGCGCGCCCGCGAGGTGCTGGCGTTCCTGCTCCAGCCCGAGGACAAGGGCGGCGGCGGCCTCAAGCCCGAGCGGTGGAGCGCCTCCGGCTACGGCGACACCGACCCGGTGAAGCCCAACGACACCCCGGAGAACAAGCAGGCCAACCGGCGCTGCGAGCTCGTGGTGCTGCCGAACGTCGAGGAGATGCTCGACCTGAAGACGCTCACCCAGTAA
- a CDS encoding 3'-5' exonuclease, producing the protein MTEQREGVGPERATGAEPPAGSPWDDPIESAPLVFLDLEMTGLRPESDRVIEVCAERTRGDACEDAITSLVRPEPGVFGNAHVHGIDPRELAGAPTFAELCDRIDQVTEGAVLIAHAAAWDVAFLEAELARAGRARRLPYYLDTLVLSRRAFALPSHSLASLCRELGVHRERAHRAEDDVHALRSVFRKVVEVLAPRTPRDLWHVRIGERHARPALVAAAVRAAEHAATVRVRYRPARRGPEELVVRITGVRTDLDPPRVLGYLLPSRSRRELRADRILAIEPISPGELGPDGVPQRA; encoded by the coding sequence ATGACGGAGCAGCGCGAAGGGGTGGGGCCCGAGCGGGCGACCGGCGCGGAGCCCCCTGCCGGCTCGCCCTGGGATGATCCGATCGAGAGCGCGCCGCTCGTGTTCCTCGATCTCGAGATGACGGGCCTCCGCCCCGAGAGCGATCGCGTGATCGAGGTCTGCGCCGAGCGGACGCGGGGGGACGCGTGCGAGGACGCGATCACGTCGCTCGTGCGCCCCGAGCCGGGCGTGTTCGGCAACGCGCACGTGCACGGCATCGATCCGCGGGAGCTCGCGGGCGCGCCCACGTTCGCCGAGCTCTGCGATCGCATCGACCAGGTCACGGAGGGCGCGGTGCTCATCGCGCACGCGGCCGCATGGGACGTGGCGTTCCTCGAGGCCGAGCTCGCGCGGGCGGGCAGGGCGAGGCGCCTCCCGTACTACCTCGACACGCTCGTCCTCTCCCGCCGGGCCTTCGCCCTGCCGAGCCACAGCCTCGCCTCCCTCTGCAGGGAGCTCGGCGTGCACCGCGAGCGCGCTCACCGCGCCGAAGACGACGTCCACGCCCTGCGCTCCGTGTTCCGCAAGGTCGTGGAGGTCCTCGCGCCGCGGACGCCGCGCGACCTGTGGCACGTCCGGATCGGCGAGCGCCACGCTCGCCCGGCGCTGGTGGCAGCGGCGGTGCGCGCGGCCGAGCATGCCGCCACCGTGCGCGTGCGGTACCGTCCGGCGCGCCGGGGGCCGGAGGAGCTCGTCGTGCGCATAACGGGGGTGCGAACGGACCTCGACCCACCCCGGGTTCTCGGCTATCTGCTCCCGTCGCGCAGCCGTCGCGAGCTACGGGCCGATCGCATCCTGGCGATCGAGCCGATTTCGCCGGGAGAGCTCGGGCCGGACGGTGTGCCGCAAAGGGCCTGA
- a CDS encoding peptidyl-prolyl cis-trans isomerase — MRARTLKLPLGAAAMAVVFAASTGLSLRAEAQPAAAADVPVARVGDATITASEVERRLAQVPPFQLQTFGRTPDEIRKNFVSQVLVRELLLAQGAAAQKLTERADVQDRVRGVLRSALLQRIQAEAATSSPVTDEEVRAYYEANRDRFSSPAMVALWRILVATRGEAEAILAELKKDPSPQRFKEIAREKSLDKATSMRGGDLGFVASDGTTAEPGLKVDPGLLSAAAGVKDAELVPEPVPEGDGFAVLWRRQSKKPVSRSLEQEAPSIRQILAHGKAEAQVKQLLDRLRAQDVSGHAPELVDLIDITSTGDLQPKKRPGTLASGRRPGAPPPSPAPRQDMR, encoded by the coding sequence ATGCGCGCGAGAACGCTGAAGCTCCCCCTCGGCGCGGCCGCCATGGCGGTCGTGTTCGCGGCGTCGACCGGCCTGTCGCTCCGCGCTGAGGCCCAGCCAGCGGCCGCGGCGGACGTCCCGGTGGCGCGCGTCGGCGACGCGACGATCACGGCGTCGGAGGTCGAGCGCAGGCTCGCGCAGGTCCCGCCGTTCCAGCTCCAGACCTTCGGGCGTACCCCGGACGAGATCCGGAAGAACTTCGTCAGCCAGGTCCTCGTGCGCGAGCTGCTCCTCGCCCAGGGGGCCGCCGCGCAGAAGCTCACCGAGCGCGCCGACGTGCAGGATCGCGTGCGCGGCGTCCTGCGCTCCGCGCTGCTGCAGCGGATCCAGGCGGAGGCGGCGACGAGCTCTCCGGTGACGGACGAGGAGGTCCGTGCCTATTACGAGGCGAACCGCGACAGGTTCAGCTCCCCGGCGATGGTGGCGCTCTGGCGCATCCTCGTCGCGACGCGCGGGGAGGCCGAGGCGATCCTGGCCGAGCTGAAGAAGGACCCGTCACCCCAGCGTTTCAAGGAGATCGCGCGCGAGAAATCGCTCGACAAGGCGACGAGCATGCGCGGCGGCGATCTCGGCTTCGTGGCGTCCGATGGCACCACGGCCGAGCCGGGGCTGAAGGTCGACCCGGGGCTCCTCTCGGCCGCCGCCGGGGTGAAGGACGCGGAGCTCGTGCCCGAGCCCGTGCCCGAGGGCGATGGCTTTGCCGTGCTGTGGCGGCGCCAGAGCAAGAAACCCGTGAGCCGCTCGCTCGAGCAGGAGGCGCCGTCGATCCGTCAGATCCTCGCGCACGGCAAGGCGGAGGCGCAGGTGAAGCAGCTCCTCGATCGCCTGCGAGCGCAGGACGTATCCGGTCACGCCCCCGAGCTCGTGGACCTCATCGACATCACGTCGACGGGCGATCTGCAGCCGAAGAAGCGCCCAGGCACCCTCGCGAGCGGCCGGCGTCCGGGCGCGCCTCCGCCCTCGCCCGCGCCGCGTCAGGACATGCGCTGA
- the coaD gene encoding pantetheine-phosphate adenylyltransferase: protein MSKDLLAVYAGSFDPITFGHLDLIQRASKLFGEVIIAVGRHPTKHPLFTYSERLELLRQTTSEVTNARIDSFEGLLIQYCQRVGARVIVRGLRAATDFEYELQIAHANADMLPGVDTVFLPTRTHYGFVSASLVREIASHGGDVSHYAPAAVCDALRSKFGAAKT from the coding sequence ATGTCCAAGGATCTGTTGGCTGTTTACGCGGGGAGCTTCGATCCGATCACGTTCGGTCACCTCGACCTGATCCAGCGGGCGTCGAAGCTGTTCGGTGAGGTGATCATCGCCGTCGGCAGGCATCCGACGAAGCACCCGCTGTTCACGTACTCGGAGCGGCTGGAGCTGCTGCGCCAGACCACGAGCGAGGTGACGAACGCGCGGATCGATTCGTTCGAGGGGCTCCTCATCCAGTACTGCCAGCGCGTCGGCGCGCGGGTGATCGTCCGCGGCCTGCGCGCGGCGACCGACTTCGAGTACGAGCTGCAGATCGCCCACGCGAACGCGGACATGCTCCCCGGCGTCGATACCGTCTTCTTGCCGACGCGCACCCACTACGGCTTCGTCTCCGCGTCTCTCGTGCGCGAGATCGCGAGCCACGGCGGCGACGTCAGCCACTACGCGCCCGCCGCCGTCTGCGACGCGCTCCGGTCGAAGTTCGGCGCCGCGAAGACCTGA
- a CDS encoding CarD family transcriptional regulator has protein sequence MQARSEIQFKVGDKAVYPAQGVAEVVNIEEKDIAGNRQRFYVLRILDTDRKIMVPVSNASAVGLRQVISEQEIREIFDILRERTIAFDNQTWNRRYRGFMDKIKTGSIYDVAEVLRDLYRLKTDKQLSFGERRMLDTARTLIVKEIAIARGQTEEQVKTEIEAIFLAN, from the coding sequence ATGCAGGCTCGTTCGGAGATCCAGTTCAAGGTGGGCGACAAAGCCGTCTACCCGGCCCAAGGCGTGGCCGAGGTGGTCAACATCGAGGAGAAGGACATCGCTGGCAACCGTCAGCGATTCTATGTTCTCCGCATCTTGGACACGGATCGAAAGATCATGGTTCCAGTCAGCAACGCGAGCGCGGTCGGCCTTCGCCAGGTCATCTCTGAACAGGAAATCCGGGAAATTTTCGACATCCTCCGCGAGCGTACCATCGCGTTCGACAACCAGACCTGGAACCGTCGGTACCGCGGCTTCATGGACAAGATCAAGACGGGTTCTATTTACGACGTCGCCGAGGTGCTCCGCGACCTCTATCGCTTGAAGACGGACAAGCAGCTCTCGTTCGGTGAGCGCCGCATGCTCGACACCGCCCGGACGCTGATCGTGAAGGAGATCGCGATCGCCCGAGGTCAGACGGAAGAGCAGGTGAAGACCGAGATCGAGGCGATCTTTCTCGCCAACTGA
- a CDS encoding tRNA (cytidine(34)-2'-O)-methyltransferase — MLNDGRPRLRAAPLDPPFRIVLVEPEIPQNTGNIARLAAATQSPLHLLGRLGFRIDERSVRRAGLDYWHLVTLEQQLDIAHFRHHHPNARLRLFSAVASRSYLDADFRPGDALVFGKESVGLDPELLARMPDDVFGIPTLGPVRSLNLANAVSIVLYEALRQVGALAGAAPG, encoded by the coding sequence GTGCTCAACGATGGTCGCCCCCGGCTCCGTGCGGCGCCGCTCGATCCGCCCTTCCGGATCGTGCTGGTGGAGCCGGAGATCCCCCAGAACACAGGCAACATCGCGCGGCTCGCCGCTGCGACGCAGAGCCCCTTGCATTTGCTCGGGAGGTTGGGGTTCCGCATCGACGAGCGGAGCGTCCGCCGCGCGGGGCTTGACTACTGGCACCTGGTCACGCTCGAGCAGCAGCTCGACATCGCCCACTTTCGCCACCATCACCCGAACGCTCGGCTGCGCCTCTTCAGCGCGGTGGCTTCGCGGAGCTACCTCGACGCGGACTTCCGGCCAGGCGACGCGCTGGTCTTTGGCAAGGAGAGCGTCGGCCTCGACCCCGAGCTCCTCGCCCGGATGCCGGACGATGTCTTCGGCATTCCCACGCTGGGTCCCGTGCGCTCCCTCAACCTCGCCAACGCGGTGTCTATCGTCCTGTACGAAGCGCTCCGCCAGGTCGGCGCGCTCGCCGGTGCCGCGCCGGGGTAA